The Amycolatopsis nigrescens CSC17Ta-90 genomic interval ACAAGCACCAGGGCCAGCACATCGTCCAGTACCCACGGCGACGCCGTCTCCAGGCGAAACAATCCACGCGACACAGCCGCAAACATCGCGGTCCTGCTCGACGCGCTTTCCATGCATTCCTCCTTGCCGGCCAGAACCCAGCATGCTGGCCCACACCCACCCACTCCGCGCACTTCATAGGATGCGCCTGAAGCGCCCCGACGGCCATAGCCAGATCGCCTGGCAGCCACGATCTGCTCGCCATCGGGATCCTCCAAACGGCCGGGCACGCCAGCGACGTCGCGAGGCAGGGCAGCCAGTCGGCGACACCACCCAGACGGCCCAAGAGATCAAGGCAACGATGATGGCCAGCGGCAGGTCTCGCGCCGATGGCACAAGTGCAAACCAGGTGCCAAGATCATTGAGAAAGTGCCATCGGGTTTGGGAACCTACAGAAACTCGCGCACCGTGTCAGCCGGATGATCGAGCCATATCCATTGCCGCCCAGGGGTGACGGTCAGGCCGAATCGGGTGTAGTCCGGCCGTTCCCGCCTCGTCCACCAGGCGTACGCGGCCTCGATCTCGTCCCACAGGTGCCGGGGACCGTACTGGCGGACCGGATACCTGCCCGCGTCCTGCGCCTGCGGGTTGACCTCGACGGTCGCCCATGAGGTGTGGGCGGTGTCCCAGGTCAGCAGTTCGTAGGCGGAGCGGTCGTCACTCCGGTACGCGACGTCCTGTTCGCAGTCCGGGAGCAGAACCGACACCGCGAACGCACCACCCTGGAAGTCGCCCGTGACGTGCCATGGATGCAAGGGGCTGGTCGATTCGGTGGCACCGGGCTGGTCGTCGGGCTGGGGTATGTAGCGGTCCGGTCGCCGGCCGCGGAGATCCATGAAGGCGGCACGGTCGGCAAAACGGCCCGAAGCGGTGCCATCGGAGTCCACCACGAGGCGAGCCAGCGCGAAAGCGAGATAGGCCGTGGCCCACGGCGTCACGATGACGCCGCCCGGCCGGGTCTGTTCGATCCACGCGCTCGGTACGGCACCCCGGACACCCACTGTGGAAAGGACCCGGTCGTAGGGCGCGCGACCGGGCCAGCCCTTTTCACCGTCGGCGCAGACCAGCGCGGGCGTGTACCCCGCTGACGCAAGCGCGGCTCGGGCGTGGGTCGACACCTCCTGGTCGATTTCCACCGTGGTCACCTGCTCGCTGCCGAGGCGTTCGCACAGCAGCGCGGTGTTGTACCCGGTCCCGGTCCCGATCTCCAGTACCCGGAGGCCGTCCGTCACATCCATCGCCTTGAGCATCGCCGCCATGACCCCGGGCATGGACGAGGAGGAAGTGATGCTGCGGCCGATACCGTCCGGCCTTGCCGGTACGCCGTCGTCGACCTGGGTGACGATGAACTCGTCGCGGTGAATGGGCTCTCGCCAGGCCACCGGATCTTCGTCTCTGCGCACCGGTAAGTAACCGCGACCGTCCGGTTTCGGACGCCAGATGGTCTCCGGGATGAACCGTTCGCGATCCACCGCGAGAAACGGCCTCTTCCACTGCTCGGTCAGGTGCCCTTTCTCACCGAGCAGCTCGACCAGCGAGGACCACCGCTGGTTCAACGATCACGCTTGCCATGCTTGCCGGGCGGCGGTTCCCGAGGCGGTGGCGGCGGCGACCCGGGAGGGGGCTGTCGGTCGCCCTCAGCGGGGTCCGGTTTTTCGCGTTTGCCCATATAAGGAACGGTACCGAGATCGGCCACGACCGAACATGCGGCAAACGAGCGAGCACGGCTCACAACCAGGTGACAGTCTCGATCGCTGTCGTCCTCGACCTGTTCCGAAACGCACGCGGCCCACATCGGGACACATTCGCACCGGTGGCGGCCGAGTTCGCCAGAACCAACTGAACCGCGCCTCCTCGCTCTCGCACGCATCCTGAAATTTCACAGGTGTAGCCGGCATCAGCCGGGTGACCACCCCGGACCGCATCGTCGCCGCGGTACCACTAACCGGATCCTTGGCTCGCGGCATGCGACCTCGTGTCGCACCTTGTCATAGCGGGCGGCGCAGCCCGTCCAGCACGAGGGTGATGACGTCGTCGGCTTCGGCCCGCCAGTTGGGACGGTCATGAGCCGCGCCGATGCCATGCAGGGCCATCATGACGGCACCGGCATCCACGTCGTCGCGGACGGCGCCGTCCTTCACGGCGGCGGCCACCAGGTCGGTGACAGCCTGCTCCAGCGCTCGGCTGCCCTCGGCGAGGACACCTGAGCGGTCGGACCATAGCGTGGCCAGTGTCCGGGCGAGGCCCTGGTGGGCGGCTATGTGGTCGACCATGTTGCGTAGGAAGGTCGCCAAAGCCTGCGCTGCGGGCAGCGTGGCCTGTAACTGGCGGGCGCGGTCGCACAGCGTGGCGACTTCTCCGTGGTAGACCGCCTCGGCCAGCGCTTCCCGAGTGGGGAAGTGGCGGTACAGCGTGCCGGTGCCCACCCCGGCCAGGCGGGCGAAATCGTCGAAGCGCAGGTCGAAGAAGTCACCGGCGTCGAAGACTTCCCTAGCGGTGGCGAGCAGGGCCTCGCGCTTGCGCTGAGCGTCGGCTCGCAGTGGCTTGGCGGCGTTCATGCGCTCCCTCGCGTTGACAAATGGAGATTATCTCCATATTTTGAAAGTGGAGATTACCTCCAAATCGATCCTACCCCACGAGGTACCACGTGAAGATCCTGATGTTCGGCCGAGGCGTGATCGCCACCATCTACGGCTGGACCCTGCACCAGTCGGGGCATGACGTCGAGTTCTACGTCCGGCCGGGTCGCGCAGCGACCTACGAAGACGCGGTGGACCTCGACCTGGTCGATACGCGGCGCCGAGTGTGGGGACAGCGCGTCGTGGAGAAGTGGCCGGTGCGCTACCGCGAGGCGCTGGAGCCCGACCACGACTTCGACCTGATCGTGCTCAGCGTGCCCCACCACCGCCTCCCAGAAGCGACAGCCTTCCTGGCCCCGCGTGTCAGCCAGGCCACGATCCTGATCTTCGGCAACCTCTGGACCGAGCCACTCACCGCGATCGGCACACTCCCCCTCGACCAACTCGCCTGGGGCTTTCCCCAAGCCGGTGGCGGTTTCGACGAGAACGGCGTGCTCAACGGGGCACTGCTGCCCTCGGTCATCTTCGGCACCCTCGGCCAGCCCCCGACCGACCGGGAGCGAGCCGCGCGCCAGGCGTTTCGCGAAGCCGGGCTCCGAATCAAGGAGCAGCCCGACTTCCGCGGCTGGCTGTGGGTCCACTTCGCCTCGGACGCCGGCCTGTTCTCGCAGGGCCTACGGCTGGGTTCCCTGTCCAAACTGGCCGGGTCCACGAACAACCTACGCGAAGGACTGCTAGCCGGCCGCGAACTACTGCCGCTCCTCCAAGCGCGCGGCGTCGACCTGCAACGACACCGCGGCGGTGTGCTGCCGTTCCGGGCACCCACCTGGCTGACCGCACCCGTACTCGCCTGGCTGACCGCTCATGTCGCGCTCGCACGCGTAAGTCTCGCAGCGCAGTCCGACCCCAACGCTGAAGAGCCCCGCGAGATCTGCCGGGACACCCTGGCCGAAGCACGACGACTGGGCATCTCAGTACCACGACTAGAAGCGGCAGAACCGCTCTTTGCCCGTGAGGGGACGGACCGAGTCTGAATCCTCCGATGTTGTCGGTCCCGCCGCACCACAGAGCCAACCCGGTCGCACCGTCGAGCAACTGCCGTTCACACACGGCTTTTCGCTGTCCAGCCTCTATCGCCTGTCCGTGACGTCGTGGAAGGAAAAAGTCATGACTACCGCCGAGAAGCACGAGTTCCCCATGGCCCGCACGTGCCCGTTCGCGCCGCCACCGGCGTATGAAGAAATCCGCGAACAAGAGCCGGTCTCGCGGGTTCGTCTGCCCGACGGAGGGTGGGCCTGGGTGGTCAGCCGCCACGAGGACGTGCGAACCGCGTTGAACGACCGGCGGTTCAGCGCCGACCGGCAGCATCCGGACTTCCCGGCGCTGGTCGAGGGCGAGGCGGCGTCCCGGCGGCCGGACGAGGAGCGCTTCCTGATCGCGATGGACGCGCCCGAGCACGGGCCGGCGCGCAGGGCCGTACTCGGCGAGTTCACGGTGCGCCGGTTGGAGGCGCTGCGGCCGCGGATCCAGGAGATCGTCAACGAGCGGATCGACGCGCTGCTGGCCGGGCCGCGGCCCGGTGACCTGGTGGACGCGCTGTCCCTGCCGGTTCCGTCACTGGTGATCTGCGAGATGCTGGGTGTGCCCTACGCCGACCATGAGTTCTTCCAGGAGAACACGGTGAAGGTGATCAAGCAGTCGACGCCGCCCGAGGAGCGGTGGGCGGCGATGGAGGCCATCCAGGGCTATATGGCCGACCTCATCGCGGAGAAGGAACATAACCCGCCGGACGACCTGCTCGGGCGGCAGATCGTCAAGCTGCGCGCGGACGGCACCTACCGGAGGACGTCGCTGGCCGGCATGGGCTTGCTGCTGCTCGTGGCCGGCCACGAGACGACGGCGAACATGATCTCGCTGTCGACCGTGGCGTTCCTGCGCAACCCGGAGCAGCTCGCGATGATCAAGGCCGACCCCGGCAAAACGCTCAACGCAGTCGAGGAGATGCTGCGATACTTCACGATCATCGATGTGGCGACGGCCCGGCTGTGCGTCGAGGACATCGAGGTCGGCGGGCAGCTGATCCGCGCCGGCGAAGGAGTGCTGGCGCTCGGTCATTCGGCCAACCGGGACCCGCGGGCATTCGAGAACCCGGACGAGCTCGACATCGAACGCGGCGCGCGCCACCACGTCGCGTTCGGGTTCGGGCCGCACCAGTGCCTGGGCCAGAACCTGGCTCGGATGGAACTCCAGATCGTGTTCGACACGCTGTTCCGCCGCGTCCCCAGCCTGGAGCTCGCGGTGGATGTCGACGAGCTGCCGTTCAAGGACGACGCGAACATCTACGGCCTCTACCAGCTCCCGGTGACCTGGTAGCGGACGAACTGCCATCCCCACCTCAGGAGGAGAGGCCATGAAGATCATCGTGGACACCAGCAAGTGCGTCGGTGCCGGACAGTGTGTGCTCACTGAGCCCGCGCTGTTCGACCAGAGCGAGGACGACGGCACAATCATCGTGCTGAACGAGACACCGGAGGGCGAGCTGGTCGAGAAGGCACGCGAAGCGGCGCACGTGTGCCCCAGCCAGGCCCTCTCCCTGGAAGAGTGAGTCAATCCGTGGATGGCCCTACAGCCTGAAACGATCACGCTGATCGGTGTGGGACGCTGAACGGCGCGTGTCCGCTCAAACAGGGCGAACTCTCACGAAGGGTCCCTGCCGCGTGACAGTGTGCCTCGACCTAACCGAATCACGCTGGCGTCCTGGCCGCCGTGTCGGCGGAGCTCGTCATCCAGTTCGGCATTTCGCAGTGTGAGGACTTGGATCTGGTTGGCGTAGATGCGGATGGTGTTCGGGGACCGATGGCATATCGCCACCATCGAGGGTCTCCAGCCGGCCGGGACCGAGATCGCCCTCCTTTGCGGTCTGAAGTGGACAGTCGACTATCAGTGCTGGGAATGCGACTAAGAATATCGCTGCCGAAACGGAAATCCCGTTCTCGGCGGCCATCCGGGCGCCCCGGCAGAAGGAAAAGATGGAGACCAACGGCGCCGAGTACACGTTCCTGATGGCCGAACTGATTCGCCTGCGCCATAAGCAGGGCCTCACGCAGAAGGACGTGGCTCATCGGATGGGTGTCGACCCGGCCACCGTGTGCCGGATAGAGAAGGGCCTCCGCAGCGAAGTTCGCATCGCCCATCTCCAGGCCTATGCCGAGACCATGGGCCTTCGCGTCGCCATGGTCCTCACCGTCGCCGGCTAGCGCCGCGCGTGTTGGCCCGTTGTGCGGGGGATCTAGTAGCGTGCCGGGCGAAGTGCGTCCGGCGGGAGGTGACGAGGTGAGCCAGCTCGTGTCGCCGGCAGTCCACGCGCCGCAGCGCGGTCTCCGGAGGTGGGGAAACGCCGCCAGCGTACTGATCGCCCTGTGCGCGCTGGCCGACATCGCCGGTGTCTGGGCCGCCTGGCGCGCCCACCTGGACGGGACGGAAGCGGCGCTGAACCTCGCCGGGACCGTGAACTGGATCTTCTACCTGCTCTGCGTCCCGGCGGTCGGCACCTTCCTGGTCTGGTTCTGGCTGGCGCGGGCCGACGCGGAACGCCGGTCAGCGGCCCATCGCCATCGCCGGGGCCGCGGCTGGGTGCTCGGCGCCTGGTTCTGCCCGGTGGTGAACCTCTGGTACCCGCACACGATCATGGCCGACATCTGGCTGGCCGACCCGGCGCGGAGCAAGCGGCCGGTCGACTGGTGGTGGGGACTGTTCCTCGGCAGCCTCCTCGTCGACCGGTACGCGATCCGGGCCGAACTCGGGAACGCGGCCGCACACGGCTTCACCGCCGCCCTGAAGAAGGGCACCCTCGCCGCCGTCCTGTTCACCGGGGCCGCCGTGCTGATCATCCACATCATCCACCGCATCGGCGAAAGCCCGGCCTCGCGAGATCACGAGGCCGGGCCGCTCGCCGAGGTCTAGCGCACGGTGCTCCAGAAGTCGCAGCGGTGCACGGCGGAGAGATCGGCAGACCGGATAGCGCCGGGGGCGAGGGACTGGACGTTCGACCCACGCATCCGCGGCCAGTGCGGCAGCCCTTGGTCATTGGGATCGCCGGTCGCGGCGAACCGTGACCAGTAGCGGATCAGTTGCCCGGCAAGGTACTGCTGCTCGGGGGTGAAGGTCAGCGGCGGGCCCGCCTGGTCGAACAGGTAGCCCAGCTCCGAGCTGTGGTACGCCCCGGACGGCAGGTCCGTCGGGAACGGGAAGAACGTCGGTGCCTGCCGGTCTGCGAACTCGTAGCCGTAGGTCGGGGTCCACCTGGCGAGCCTCTTGTCGTCGACGAGCTGGTTGCAGGACCACACCCGGTCCGTGCTGACCGCCGCCCAGGCCAGCGCGGGCGAGCCGAGCGAACCGGACGGGTACTCGGCGGCGATCCGCGCCGCCTGGTCGCCGAAGACCGTGCCGAGCAGCCGCTGGTACTGCTCCTCGGAGAAGGGCTGCGGCAGGAAGGCGGCCTGCAGGCGTTGCTCGTCACGCGTGCTGCCGGACATCACCGGCACCCGGTTGAACCGGCCCTCGGCCAGCGCGCGCTCCGGATCGGCGGGCAGTATCCCGTTACCGAAGGCGGGCGAGGTCAGCACCACCGACCGCGGATCCGGCAGCAGGTCCGCCACCGGCAGCCGGCGCAGGCAGTCCACCGCCGTCGCCGGGTCCGGGCAGCCCTTCGCGGCCGCCAGTGCCGCACCGTTCTCCTGCACCTCGGCCAGCGGCAGCCAGGCCGAACCCGCCGGAATCCCGTTGGTGATCCCGTTTTCCGGCCAGTCGAGCGCACAGGAGCCGCTCTGCATGATCGCCCGGTGGAACAGTCCCCGTGCCGAGGGCGAGGTGAGCTGCCCGCAGACTGCTATCGCGCCACCGGAATGGCCGAACAGGGTCACGTTGCCCGCGTCACCGCCGAAGGCCGCGGCGTTGCGCTGCACCCAGCGCAACGCGGCCTGCTGGTCCTCCAGCCCGAAACCGCCGGAGCCGGCCAGCCCCGGATAGCCGAGGAAGCCGAACAAGCCCAGCCGGTAGTTGATCGTCACCACCACCACGTCCCCGCCGGCGGCGAGCCGGTGCGCGTCGAACTCGCTGCCCGCCCCGTAGCTCAGGCCACCGCCGTGCAGCCACACCATGACCGGCTTCGGCCTGCCCTTCCCCGCGGGGGTGGTCACGTTGAGGTACAGGCAGTCCTCTTCGGTGCTCGGCGGGCTGATGCTCGGCCCCTGCGCGCACCGGTTGCCCGGCTTGGTGGCGTCCCGGACCCGCGACCACGGCTCGGGCGGCCGCGGCGAACGCCAGCGCAGCTCGCCGACCGGCGGGGCGGCGAACGGGATGCCCTGGAAACTCCGGTATCCGGCCGCGTCGGTGCCGCGGACCGGGCCGGAGTCGGTGCGCACGACCGCACCGTCACCGGCCACCGCACTGACCGGCGTGATGCCGCTTCCGGCGATCCCCGCGAGCGCGGCGGCCAGCACCGTCACCAGTGCGCGACCCCAGCGTCGGTACTTGCTCTTCATTTCGACCATGCGAGAACGCTAAGCGGGCCACCCCGCGCCGGGCTTATCCAGAACTGACCGATCCGTGCACGACCAGGCCGAGGGAACCGGCCACCACCACCGCCTGCGCCGGGGTGATGATCGCCGCAGTGAGCTCGGCGTGCACCGGGTCGAGCGCGGTCAGGTCGCTTCCACGCAGGTCGCAGCGGGTGAACTGGGCGCCGTGCAGCTGCGCACCGGAGAGGTCCACGTCGACCAGCACCGCGTCCGTGCAGTTCGCCCCGGTCAGGTCGGCCTCGCGCAGCCGCACCTCCTGAAAGGTGCTGCGGCGCAGGTCCGCCCCCGCCAGCCCGGTGAACGACCAGTCACCGCCGAGCACCCGCATCGGGCGCAGCACGGACTCCTCGAACCTGCTGCCGACCAGCTTGCAGCCGGTGAACTCGGCGTCGAACAGGTTGCAGCCCTTGAAAACGCAGCCGGTGAACGCCGAGTCGGTGTGCTTGGACAGGTTGAACCGCACCTGGTCGAAGGTGCACTCGTCGAAGACCACGCCCTGGGTGGTGGCCTCGGTCAGGTCGACGTCGGCGAACACGCACCGGACGTAGTGCCGCCCGGCCAGTTCCTCGCCGTACCAGTCGTCGTTCCGGAAGGTCTCGTCCTCCACCGGGGTTGTCATGACGCCGAGGCTAACCGCGGGGTCCGACAGTTCAGCGCGGCACGGTGGCGTAGCAGAGATACACCACCCGGACCGGGTCCCCGGCCACCTCCAGCCGGTGCGCGACCGCGTGCTCGAACCCGCCGGCGGTGGCGATCGCGGCGGCCTCGTCCACTCCGCCGGGCAGTGCGACGTCCGCAGCCACCAGTTCGGCGAAAGCGCCCGAGGGGCCGAAGGTGTCCGGCGAAGGGAGGCTGAACGCGAGCCGCCCGCCCGGCCGGAGCACCCGCAGCCAGTCGGCCAGCGCCGCCAGGCCGAGGAAATGCAGCGAGGAAGCGCAAAGTACAACGTCCACACTGGACTCATCGACCGGTGCGGGTACCGCGGGACCGACCCGCCATTCGATCCGCCCGACCAGGTCCTTCGCCGCCGACTTCGCCCGCGCCCGCTCGATCATCGCGGCGGAGAGGTCGACCGCCAGCACCCGTTCGGCGTTCAACTGTCGTACCGCGGCGATCGCCGCGTCGCCGGTCCCGGTGGCGGCGTCCAGCACCAGCGCCGGATGCGGCACCGGATAAAGCCCCTGGACCAGCTTCTCGGCCACTTCGCGGTGGAAGCCGCCTTCGTCGTAGGAGGACGCGATCGCGTCGAAGGCGAACGGAGCGGACATCCCGGTCACGGCGGACCTCCCCAGGTCGGTTACCCGCTCACAGGCCGGGCGGCATCGCGACGTCCGTGCCCTCGCGGGTGAGCGAGACTATCCGATCGGCGGCGTCCGGCCAACCTTTCACCAGCTCCGCCCGCTCGCCACCGGTATAGAGTCCACTGTGGAACCCCGGCGCCATGGTGTTGCCGAACAGCCCGAACCGCCCGCCCGGCGCCAGCGCCGCGCCCATCCAGTGCCCGGCCGGGATCACCAGCTGCACGTGCTGGCCGCCCAGGATGTCCGAACCGAGGCGCGGGGTGGAGTGCGTGCCGCCGGGGTGCAGCAGGAGCAGGTCGATCGGGTCGCCGAGGTAGAAGTGCCAGATCTCGTCCACCGGCAGCCGGTGCATCGCGGCGAACGAGTCCGGCTCGCCGGTCAGCGCGGCGCAGGTGGCCGTGCCAGCCGGCGCCGCCCCGTCGTCGCTGCGCCAGGTCTGCACGAACAGCCCGCCTTCGACCGGCAACGGCGCCAGCCCCAGTTTCGCGATGATGGCCGCCGCGTCCTCCTGCTCCATGACCGATGACCCTACCGGCGTCTGGAGGCGGGGCAGCCCGTTCGGGGGATGTGCGGGGTTTGGGGAGGCCGGAGCGGGGGTGCGGCTCGTAGGGTCGAGAGGGCAGTGCCCGCCGCGACGGAAGGGGCCGACCGTGCTGTTCACCCGGTTCTGGTGGCTGACCGCGATCCGTGGGGTGCTCGCCATCCTGTTCGGCCTGATGGCGCTGGTGTGGCCGGGGCTGACCCTGCTCGCGCTGGTGGTGCTCTTCGGCGTGTTCACCCTCGCCGACGGCATCCTGCTCACCGTGTCCGCGCTGTTCGCCGGTGACCGCCTCGCGCACCGCGGCACCGCGATACTGGCCGGGGTGCTCGGCATCGCCGCCGGGATCGTGGTGCTGGTGTGGCCGGGCATGACCGCGCTCGTGCTGCTGGTGCTGATCGCGGTCTGGGGCGTGGTGATCGGCTTCGTGGAGATCGGCGGCGCCTTCGCCTACCGCGCCCAGCGCGGGCTGGAGTGGTCCGGGCTGCTGCGCGGCGTGCTCGTGCTGGTGCTCGGCCTGCTGCTGCTGTTCCTGCCGGTCTCCGGCGCGATCGCGATCGCCTGGCTGATCGGGGTGTTCGCGATCGCGGCCGGAGTGGCACTGCTGGTGTTCAGCGCCCGGCTGCGCAAGCTGAGCCGGGTGGCCGAAGCCAGCTCCTGAATTCCGCCCTGATCCGCTCAGCCGAGCAGGCGGGTGTTCTCCCAGCCCCAGTCGTGCAGGACGGGCTGGAAACCGACCCCCGCAGACCCCACCGCCCACTTCCACTGCACGAGCCGGTCCGCCCCGGTCGAACTCCGCTGCAACGAGACGAAGGACTCCCCCGCACCGCCGGGGCCGAGCAGCCGCACGTTGCCCCAGCCGCCCATGGCGAACTGGCCGGTGGCCTCGCCGGCCTGCGGGACCGACCACGACCAGAGCTCGCCGTTGTCCTTGATGGACACGAACCGGCCGTGGTCACCGACCCCGGCGAGCTGCCTGGCGTTCTCCCAGCCGTGGCCCAGCGTGCGGCCGAGCTGGAAACCGGTGTCCCCGGCGACCCAGAGCTGCAACTGGCCCACGCTGTTCACCTGCACGAAGTCGATCAGGCCGTCCACAGTGGCGTCCCCGACGCCGGCGAGCAGCCTGGTGTTCTGCCAGCCGCCCATCAGGTCGCCGAGCAGCGCGAGCCCGGAACCGGTGGCCGGGTTGAAGGTCCACAGCCGCAGGATGCCGTTCTTCACCTCGAGGAACGCACCTTCGCGGGAAACCAGCGCCACCTGCGAGGTCTGCCCCCAGCCCCAGCCGAGCTCGTGCGCGGTGAACCCGGATCCGTTGTGCGAGTAGTACACCAGCTCCCCGTCGTAGCGCACCTGGAGGAAGCCCGCCTCGCCGTCGATCGACTTCGCCCCGGCCGGCACCGCGCACATCAGCAGCACGCCGAGCACGGCCGTCCACAGTTGAACCCGTCTTCGTGTATTCCGTGAACCCTTCACCGGAACTCCCCTCTCCCACCGGTATGTCGTGCGCAACACGCGCGCCGTGGCGGGAAGGTTGCCGGCTCAGCGGAACTCGCCGACGTGGTCGGCCACCCATTCGCGGTAGGTCCTGGCCGGCACCCCGGTGACCTTCTCCACGACCGCGGTCGGCCGCACCGGCTCGTCGACCATCCGCGCGTACCCGTCCAGCATCAGATCCGCGACCTCGGCCGGGTAACGCGACACCAACTGCCGCCTGGCCTGTTCCCGGGGAATCTCCTCCCAGCGGGCGGGACGGCCGGTCACCTCGCCGATCGTGCGCACCTGCTCGACCTGGGTGATCGTCTCCGGGCCGCTCAGCTCGTACTTTTCCCCGGCGTGCCCGTCCTCGGTCAGCGCCCGCACCGCCACCGCGGCGATGTCCTTCTCGTGGATCAAGGTCATCCCGGCCGCGCCGTGCGCGTCCCGCACCACGCCCTCGCTGCGGATCGCGTCCGCCCAAAGCCGGGTGTTGGCCGCGAAGGTGTGCGGCCGCAGGAATGTCCACTCCAGACCGGAACGCTCGATCGGCCGTTCCAGCGCGGCGTGCAGCACGCCGATCGGGTTGTCCTGCTCCTCGACATCGTCCCGCACGGCGGCCGAAGAGAGCAGCACGATTCGGCGCACCCCCTGCCGGACGAAAATGTCCACCAGCGGCCCCATTTCCTCCGGTGGCCGCATCGGCCAGACCACGAAGACCCGGCCGGCGCCCACCGCCGCTTCCTCCACTGTGGACGGTTCGCCGACGTCGCCCTTGATCGCCCGCACCCCGTCGGGGAGCGCGGCACCGGCCGGGTCGCGGACCAGTGCCCGTACCGGCGCGTCCGACTCCCGCAGCCGGACCACCACCTCGCCGCCGACGTTGCCGGTCGCGCCGATGACCAGTGTGTGCTGCCCGTTTGCCAAGACTTCCTCCCGAACGCCGTGATCACTTCCGCCATCACGGTAGGCGTCGGGCTTACGTTTGGTAAGTACGTACCAGAAGGTAAGCTCCTGGCCTCAGAGCTACTGTGCGGCCGCGGCCCAGGCGGTGAGCCCGGCGATGAAGCCTTCCCGGTCCCTCGGCGAGAGGTTCTCCAGCGCCACCAGCAGCGGCTCGGAGCGGAGCTTGATGAACTTCTCGAACGCGCTGCGGTGGTCGTCGGCCAGCGTCACCAGGGTGCGGCGGCGATTGGCCGGATCTTCGCCGCGCTCGGCCATGCCGGCCCGACTGAGGTCGCCGACCAGCTCGCTGGCCGTGGACAGCGAGACGCCGAGGCGGCCGGCCAGTTCGGTGACGCTCAGCGCCTGACCGGGCAGCAACTGGGTGAGCACCGCGCCGTGCCGCGCGGTCAGCCCGTGCCTGGCATAGGTCTCCCGCAGCTCGTCCGGCATCTCCGCCATCGCACGCCGGAAGAACGCCGCCAGCAGCGGCACGTGCGCCAGCACCTCGAGGACCTGCGCCTCCGCCGGCCCCTCGTCCCGCCTGCGTCCTTGCGTCATGCCTCGATCGTAGTAGCTTTGGATATACCAACTATTGGTGAAAACAAAACTGGGAGGCTCCCCGTGACCACACTGGGCTACACCGACGCCGTCAACGACGCGCTGGAACGCCTGGACGACCTCGGCTACGAACGCGGTGCGGACGGCGACCTGGCCAATCACGGTCCGATGGGCGCCGAAGCGCTCGCCGTACTCGGCCACGGCGACGACGTCGCGGCCTGGACCGACGGCTACCGCGTTGCCATGCCGCACCACGAGCCGCCGGCGCCCCGGTTCGCACTCGACGCCGCCGACGAGTCGTCCTGGCGTCCCGCGCTGGGCGAGTTCTCCCGTGCCGGCGACTGGGAACAGCTCTTCCGGCGCGAGCTGGACGCGGGGCCGTGGCGGGACGTGCTCGCCCGCTGGTGGCCGCGGCTGCTGCCGGGCCTGCTCGCCGGGCTCACGCACGGCATGATCCGCACCGCGCACGCCGTCCGCGGCCTCGCCGCGGCACCGGCTCCCGGCCCGCTGCAGCTGACCGAGCTGGCCCGCGGGCTGGCCTACTGGGCGGCCAGGTTCTTCGACCTGCCCGGCAGCCCGCGGCTCGGCGGGCGGCTGAGCCTGGCCGGCGCCGTGGCCGCGCTGCCGCGCACCCCGGCGACCCCCGGTGGTCCCGGGGCCCGGTTGCGCCGGGTGCACGAGATGGACGGGTACTTCACGTCGCTGGACGCGGTCGCGGCCGAACGGCCGCAGTGGCTGCTCAGCGAGATGACCGTCGAGTTCGCCGGGATCTACCTGGCCCACCCCGAGGTCTTCCCGGTGCCGCTGATCCACGGGGTCACCGCGCCCGCCGCCGTCCGGCTCGTGCTGCCGCACCT includes:
- a CDS encoding questin oxidase family protein, with the translated sequence MTTLGYTDAVNDALERLDDLGYERGADGDLANHGPMGAEALAVLGHGDDVAAWTDGYRVAMPHHEPPAPRFALDAADESSWRPALGEFSRAGDWEQLFRRELDAGPWRDVLARWWPRLLPGLLAGLTHGMIRTAHAVRGLAAAPAPGPLQLTELARGLAYWAARFFDLPGSPRLGGRLSLAGAVAALPRTPATPGGPGARLRRVHEMDGYFTSLDAVAAERPQWLLSEMTVEFAGIYLAHPEVFPVPLIHGVTAPAAVRLVLPHLPAELHEPSLAALWQVHTALLLTFTTDRQDESGVLGRALETEVPGFDELIGRAVEHGDEHVIKFTEASLREHALRPDARFPAAVLAAQRRIPRR